One Oncorhynchus masou masou isolate Uvic2021 chromosome 2, UVic_Omas_1.1, whole genome shotgun sequence genomic region harbors:
- the LOC135552027 gene encoding A disintegrin and metalloproteinase with thrombospondin motifs 7-like, with amino-acid sequence MMMVLWECVAVGHQPESVKGGWAPWSEWSACSRTCGAGVQNAQRDCVNPVPKYGGKYCVGERRRYKICNSTRCPPNQPSFRLIQCSHFNTMLYKGKFYKWVQVNNRVNPCELHCRPLNEYFSEKMLDAVIDGTQCYEGSLSRDMCVNGICKNVGCDYEIDSNAVEDRCGICHGNGSTCETVKKTFEESEGLGYVDIGLIPEGAREIRIEEVAEAGNFLALRSDDPGKYFLNGGWTIQWNGEYKAAGTVFTYERTGQLENLTSLDQP; translated from the exons ATGATGA TGGTGCTTTGGGAGTGTGTGGCGGTGGGACACCAGCCTGAGAGCGTCAAAGGGGGCTGGGCTCCATGGAGCGAGTGGTCTGCCTGTTCCAGAACCTGTGGGGCCGGAGTTCAGAACGCCCAGAGGGACTGCGTCAACCCAGT tcccaaGTACGGAGGGAAGTACTGCGTGGGGGAGCGAAGGCGCTACAAGATCTGTAACAGCACCCGCTGCCCCCCCAACCAGCCCTCCTTCAGACTTATCCAGTGCAGTCACTTTAACACCATGCTTTACAAGGGCAAGTTCTACAAATGggtgcaggtcaacaacagaG TGAACCCCTGCGAGCTACACTGCCGCCCTCTGAACGAGTACTTCTCAGAGAAGATGCTGGACGCCGTCATTGACGGGACCCAGTGCTATGAGGGCAGCTTGAGCCGAGACATGTGTGTTAACGGCATCTGCAAG AATGTGGGGTGTGACTATGAGATTGACTCCAACGCGGTGGAGGATCGCTGTGGGATTTGCCATGGCAACGGGTCTACTTGTGAGACTGTGAAGAAGACCTTTGAGGAGAGCGAAGGGCTTG ggtATGTGGACATTGGGCTGATTCCAGAGGGGGCTCGGGAAATTCGTATCGAGGAGGTGGCTGAGGCTGGGAATTTCTTGGCTCTCCGGAGTGACGACCCCGGAAAGTACTTCCTGAACGGCGGTTGGACTATCCAATGGAATGGGGAATACAAGGCAGCGGGGACGGTGTTCACCTATGAGAGGACAGGCCAACTGGAGAACTTGACCTCCCTGGACCAACCCTAG